A window of the Nitrospirota bacterium genome harbors these coding sequences:
- a CDS encoding GGDEF domain-containing protein: MTERTTQRTTRRATSPAGAGEAKKACLFVLTGELRGTRLDIAAGRTRLGRGTDMEIRFPTDDSVSRHHAEIIMETGGVRVRDVGSTNGTYVNGARVDEMALKDGDRIHIGATAVKFFLADDVEASCVDEMYRMATRDGLTDVFNKRFFLDQLEVKLSETKRTKQPLALLMMDVDHFKKVNDQFGHVAGDQVLQGVASVARSCVRKEDLFARYGGEEFSVLAARLDSQHAWSMAEKIRESVMNHLFIFEPHRIPVTMSVGGYVIDAETLLPSEEFIKKADGALYQAKNSGRNRTVIS; the protein is encoded by the coding sequence ATGACCGAGCGAACGACGCAACGAACCACCCGGCGCGCCACGTCGCCCGCGGGCGCCGGTGAGGCGAAGAAGGCGTGCTTGTTCGTTCTCACCGGCGAGCTTCGAGGGACGCGGCTGGACATCGCCGCCGGCCGAACAAGACTGGGCCGCGGCACGGACATGGAGATCCGGTTTCCGACGGATGATAGTGTGTCACGCCACCACGCGGAGATCATCATGGAAACGGGCGGAGTCCGCGTGCGGGACGTGGGGAGCACGAACGGAACGTATGTGAACGGGGCGAGGGTGGACGAGATGGCCCTGAAGGATGGGGACCGGATCCACATCGGCGCCACCGCCGTGAAGTTCTTTCTCGCCGACGACGTGGAGGCCTCCTGCGTGGACGAAATGTACCGGATGGCCACGCGCGATGGCCTCACGGACGTCTTCAACAAGCGGTTTTTTCTCGACCAATTGGAAGTGAAGCTCAGCGAAACGAAACGGACCAAACAACCGCTGGCACTGCTCATGATGGACGTGGATCATTTCAAGAAGGTCAACGATCAATTCGGCCACGTGGCAGGGGATCAAGTCCTTCAGGGCGTGGCGTCCGTCGCCCGCTCGTGCGTGCGCAAAGAGGACCTCTTTGCGCGGTACGGGGGAGAGGAGTTCAGTGTGCTGGCGGCCCGGTTGGACTCCCAGCATGCCTGGTCCATGGCGGAAAAAATCCGCGAAAGCGTGATGAACCATCTCTTCATCTTCGAGCCGCACCGGATTCCCGTGACCATGAGCGTGGGCGGATACGTCATCGATGCGGAAACCCTGCTTCCCTCCGAGGAGTTCATCAAGAAGGCGGACGGCGCCCTCTACCAGGCCAAGAACTCCGGCCGCAATCGCACCGTCATTTCATAA
- a CDS encoding membrane dipeptidase produces the protein MDHTMDLLPMADLHTHALIPMYYYRKKLATPQPHPLFLPWGPIGTHIDIPGIKASGVKLITFCVYAFNRLPRSNCFENAKAQIRVFETWVSAHSDVLAHAKTPSEIQPIIQSGRTAAILALEGGHHIGNDLENVAYFKSKGIFYVTMVHFINTPVGDTFLTGAFSSNRGLRPFGRELLRTLEDQGMIVDVAHASETGFWDMLEQARKPPIFSHGACRTVCGHSRNLSDEQSREMIKKGGLMGIILYPHYLRRTAVWGRMEDVTGHIDHWLSLGGENTVSIGSDMSGTMTLREIGDISGMPRLHDALVKRYGESVARKILFDNAMGYLERHWPGAT, from the coding sequence TTGGACCACACCATGGATCTCCTCCCGATGGCCGATCTGCACACGCACGCGCTGATCCCGATGTACTACTACCGGAAGAAATTGGCGACGCCGCAGCCGCATCCCTTGTTTCTCCCCTGGGGCCCCATCGGCACGCACATCGACATCCCGGGAATCAAGGCGAGCGGGGTGAAGCTCATCACCTTCTGTGTGTACGCCTTCAATCGATTGCCCCGTTCGAACTGCTTCGAGAATGCCAAGGCGCAAATCAGGGTCTTCGAAACCTGGGTGTCCGCTCACTCGGATGTCCTCGCTCACGCGAAGACTCCATCGGAAATCCAGCCGATCATTCAATCGGGACGCACCGCGGCAATCCTGGCCCTTGAAGGCGGCCACCACATTGGGAACGATCTGGAGAACGTCGCCTATTTCAAGTCAAAGGGCATCTTCTACGTCACCATGGTTCATTTCATCAATACGCCCGTGGGGGACACGTTTCTCACCGGTGCCTTCTCCTCGAATCGCGGCCTTCGCCCGTTCGGTCGGGAACTCCTGAGAACATTGGAGGATCAGGGGATGATCGTCGATGTCGCCCACGCCTCCGAGACGGGATTTTGGGACATGCTTGAGCAGGCGAGAAAACCTCCCATCTTTTCCCATGGGGCCTGCCGCACGGTCTGCGGCCACTCACGGAATCTGTCGGACGAGCAGAGTCGCGAGATGATCAAGAAGGGGGGTCTGATGGGAATCATACTTTACCCCCACTATCTTCGCCGGACCGCCGTGTGGGGCCGGATGGAGGATGTGACCGGACACATCGACCACTGGCTGTCCCTGGGCGGTGAGAATACGGTGAGCATTGGCAGTGACATGAGCGGGACGATGACCCTTCGTGAAATTGGCGACATCTCCGGCATGCCGCGGCTCCACGACGCTCTTGTGAAGCGCTACGGCGAGTCGGTCGCAAGGAAGATTCTCTTCGACAACGCGATGGGCTACCTGGAACGCCACTGGCCGGGAGCGACATGA